Below is a genomic region from bacterium.
GCTTGCTAGTTTTGTCTGTAGGTACGAATATACCTGAGTTGGTTATCGCCGTCCGCTCCATTTTAAAAAAGCGCAAGGACATTGCTTTTGGTGATTACTTAGGTTCTAGCGTGGCGAATGTTTTTGTGTTCGGTCTGCTGCCAGTACTTAATGGGCGGTTTAGCGTCGAGCCTACTGAGTTCATAGCTACGGCAGCTTTGATGCTGGTTGGTTTTACTATGTTCTACTTTTTTGCGAAATCTCAAAATAAGATCTCACGTAAGGAAGGATTGGTTTTAGTATCAATCTATGTTATGTTTGTAGTGATTCAGACTATTAATTTAATCCGCTTCGCTACGGACTAACTTCTCTCGCAAATTAATCATAAATTTATGCGAAAAATAATTGTATTGATAATCGTTATTGCAGCGGCAGCGGGTGTGTACTGGTACACAAGCAAGGATGATAAAAATTCCCTTACCGAAACAATCCCTTCCACCGATGACCGTTCTGTCCCCGCTGACAGTACTTTCGAAGCCGGACTTCCTACAAAGCGCTGGCAATTATCCGTGTTGAATTCCAAGAGCGGCCAGACCGTAATCGGTGGCCAGTACCCTCAGGCCATTTATATAGAATTTAACCCAGCCGACAACAGTTATAAAGGTTATGCCGGATGCAATACTTTCAGCGGTAAGTATGAGGCTTCGGGTGATTATGGTTTCTCTTTTGGGCCGATCGCTTCCACCAAGATGGCCTGCGATTATATCGACTTAGAAGGAGCAGTATTTGAAGCCATGAGAAAAGCTGCAACATGGGGAATAAAGGGCGAACAGCTGGTCTTTACCAGCGAAGATGGTTACACAGATTTGGTTTACAGTCGGCAGTAGAGAATGGCAGTATGCGCGCAATAGAAAATATAAGCAAATAAAAAAACGGGAAGCTAACATGCTTCCCGTTAAACGTTTCGGTTGTCCGAAACTATTTATTACCTGACCTAAACAGAGCATCGAACTGCGGCTCATCGCCCTTGAGGTAGAATTTGACATTCCCGCCCCCGAGCGTGTTTTCTGCCGCCAATAGGCCTCGATAAAGCCGGAAGAACGCTGGGTTTTTCCCGTACGCTTCGTTGTAGATGCGTGCGGCTTCGTTATCACCCTCGCCGCGCAGTTTTTGCGCGTTCATCTCTGCCTCAGACTTGATGATTGTCACCTGTTTGTCGGTGTCCGCCCTCATTTCCATGGCTTTCTGTTCTCCTTCCGAACGATACGTTTTAGCCTGTTGGGCTCGTTCCGACATCATTCTCTGATAAACAGACGCTTTATTTTGATCCGGAAGCTCGGTGGTGCTGACCCGCACCATCAAGGAATCGAGACCTAAATTAGCCATGGGTCCTTCCACCGCGTCGCTTACGTTTTGCATTACAGTGTTTCTTTCGGCGACAAGAATGTTTTCGAAAGATTTCTGTCCCAGCTCTCGCCTCATTTCCGAATAGACGATTTCGCCTGTTCTGGAATTTGCTCCAGCCTGGGTCTGCAAACGGCCGATGTAGAGGATACCGTCACTGATTCGGTAGTACGAATATGTGTCGACGATCATCGTCTTCTTATCCGCGGTGATGATTTCCCGTGGGTTGTCATCATACTGCAGCCATCTCTTGTCCAGCTTCATAACCGAGTTGATCGGCCATGGTAGCTTAAAGTGGAGCCCTGGTTCGGTCACTTCGTAGATGGGGTTCTGCAGCCGCAGCACCACGGCCCGTTCGGTCTGGTGAACCGTGTACGGGACTGTGAAAATGATGTCGAGCACGACGATCGCTATAAGAATATACAGGATTTTTCTAATCATTGAATCTCCTCCCTCACTTATTGAGGTTCATCAGCCGAAGCGTGCCCTGGTCGCGAACCACGTATTGTTCTTTGCCTGGCATCACTTTTTCCATTGTCTCGTATCTCAGCCTAGCGGTGGTGAGTTCGGGATTCTGTTGGTATTCTTTAAGTACTTCCAGAAACCTGGCTACGTCGCCGGTCGCATAGTTGATGCGCTGTTGTTTGTAGGCTGCCGCCTCTTCGAGAATTGACTGAGCTTCTCCCTTTGCTTTGGGTAGCTGCTCATTCATATATCCTTGAGCGTTGTTGATGGCCTGGCCTTTATTTTCCAAGGCGTTGTTAACATCCTGGAAGGCAGCCATAACTTCGTTCGGCGGGTGAACATCCTGCAACTGAATGCCGACAATTTCGACTCCGAAGTCCATCATATCGCACAGTTCCCGGAGAACCCTTTCGGCTTCTTCCTGAACCTGGCTTCGTCCGGTAGTGGCAAGCTCGTCGAATGTAGAGCCGCCCGCCACCGTTCTCATGGCAGACTGGGCATTCCTCTTGGTTGCTTCTTCTGGATCGGCGACTTCGAACAGCCATTTGGCAGCGTCCGCGATTCGGTACTGCACTACGTAGTCCAGCTTTACGATATTTAGATCCTTGCTCAGAGCGTTGTTTTCGTGTGCCACTTCTTCCTCTTTGCCTTTATCGTTGGTTTTGAAGCCGATCTCGATGCGCATGATTTTCTGCACCGAGACCTCTTCCGCAACCTCGATAGGCCAAGGGGCTTTAAAGTTAAGGCCGGGTCCGCTAGTGCGGACATGCTTGCCGAAGCGTGTCACGACTGCGTTTTCGTCCTTCGCCGTGATGATCCAACAAGTCAACAGGGACCAGGCCAGGATGATTCCAAAGCCGATCTTCCATAGTGACAGGTTGAGAAGAAAGAAGAGTTGCTTGTTGGGAGGCCTTTGTGTGGCCCGCCCGGCTCGTGTGAAGATATCCTGCTCAGTTTCCGGAATTACCGGAGCATGAGCATTATACTTCCCAATATTGATCCCTAGTTTGGCTAGAAGCCCTGCTATGGTCATTTTTTCCTCCAAGTTTTTGTGCTTTAGCACGTTTTTAAAATACATTCTTACCGAATGATAAGAACCTGAAATTATACCTTATTTTAGCCATTTTGTCAATGTATAGTGGATTGGTAATTAAGTATGCTAAAAAACGCCGATTAACCTTACAATTTGCTATAATAATAGATATTAAAACTTATCTATGAAAAACCTCCAGGATTCCCTCAATAATTACCGCGTATTGGCAATTTTCATCAACCTTGCCATTTTGGTAACCGTAATTTTTGCCACTGTATATTTCTCTGTTCAGCAGAGTTATCGTACGAATGCCAATGACCCTCAGGTGGAAGTTGTCGGCCAGGTAGAAGAAGTTATTAAGCAGGATGTGCCTTTGGATGCAATCGTCAGCGAAGCAGAGCAAATTGATATAGCCGAAAGTTTGTCCTTGTTCGTCATGATCTTCGATAGTAATCGCCAGCTAATTGGTTCGTCTGCAACTTTAGACGGACAAGCACCAACACCGCCGGAGAATGTTTTTGCATTAGCAAAAGAACAGGGTGAAAACCGCTTTACATGGGAACCTAAGCCAGGGGTCCAAGTAGCTGCTGTATTAAAGCCGGTAGATGATAAAGCTTTTGTTTTGGCCGGACGTTCCTTAAAAGAAATAAATGATAGGGAAGCAGCGCTACTTAAAACTTGTATAATCGGCTGGGCGATTTCCGTGTTGTTGCTGGCAGGGTTAAGCTTGCTGTTAAAACCCCGCCAATCTGTGGCCGTGATAGAGGAAACCAATGTGACCGTAGTAGAACCATCTGGCGACGCTACAACACAAACCATAACAGAAGAAACGGTTATAGAGGATGTTAAATCGTAAAGATCTAGTTACCGGAGACAGCAGGATGGCCGTTGATTCTGAAGATATAATTAGATTTTTAAATTGAAACGAAATAGGGAACAGGTAATGGCCTGTTCCCTATTTGTATAAAAAAATGCCCGCTCGGCGGACATTTTAGTTAGTGCTATTCTTTGGAATAAACGTCTCGGGTTTTGGCAATGTATTCGAGGGCTTTGTCTGCGCCTTCGAATTCGCCAACTGATACAGATTTATTTTCTAGAATCTTGTAAGTCTCGAAGAAGTTTTTGATCTCTTTCGGGGAGTGTTCGGACAGATCGGCTAAAGACTTTACGCTCTTATAGCGAGGGTCTTCGGTTGGAACTGCCAACACTTTGTTATCGATTTCGCCATTGTCTTCCATGTTCATAAAACCAATCGCACGGGCTTCCACTACCACCCCTGGCGGGATTGGATTAGTAGAGAATAGCAATACATCGGTGTTGTCGCCGTCGTCTGCGCGGGTCTGCGGAATGAATCCATAATTATATGGATAGCGTTGCGCAGAAAATAGCACGCGGTCTAATTTAATCACGTCTAGCTCTTCATCGTACTCATATTTATCGTGGCTGCCCTGAGAGATTTCGATAATTACATTGAATTTTTCAACGCTGCCAAAAGGTACATCTTTAAGTCCCATAAAAAATCTTTAATTATATGCAGTCATTATAAAGATAAATGTCGGGGCAGGCAAGTGGTAAAGTCTTGACTTAGGCACAATTTTGTTATAATAAATACATGAACTTTAAAGAAAAGGTGATAGAGGCTGTTAAGAGGATTCCAAGAGGAAAAGTTGTCAGTTATGGCCAGGTGGCAAGCGAGTGCGGCAGTCCGCGCGCTGCTCGCCAGGTCGGCTGGATGCTTCACGGCTTAGACGGCAATAATTCTGTACCATGGTGGCGGGTGATCAATAACGCCGGCTACATTAGCATCAAAGGAAACATAATGTCCACTCCCCTAGCTCAAAAAAATTTTTTGGAAAGCGAAGGCATCACAGTAAGCAAAGATCTAGAAATAGACATAGAAAAGTATCGTTACCACTTCCCTACTTGATAATGAAATTTACCAAGCTTCTAAAAATTACCATAGTCGCACTGATTATAATTTTTACAGTTGATGCTGGATTAATTTTTACTATGGCCAACTGGCAGCCGGAAGCGGAGAGAGCAGACGCTGTTGTCGTTCTAGGTGCAGCCATTAACACCCCGGCATTGACGCGAAGAACATTGGACGGTTTGCAACTGTACGAGCAGGGGAAAGCGGACCGACTAATTTTGTCGGGTGGAAAGATTGCAGACAGCGACATATCCGAAGCCGAGTTCATGTACAAGGTTATTACTAGTAACACCGCTAACCCGATCGATTATATAATAGAGGACCAGTCTCGCAATACTTATGAAAATATAAAAAACTCTAAAGCCAAACTTATAGAGAGCGAGAGAGCGGAGCGCATGCTTAATTCTCAGGACGAGCTGAGCGAGGCGGAAATCATGGAGAACAGCTCTGTTATTATTGTCAGTGACAAATATCATTTAGCCCGAGCTGTGTTGCTA
It encodes:
- a CDS encoding META domain-containing protein → MRKIIVLIIVIAAAAGVYWYTSKDDKNSLTETIPSTDDRSVPADSTFEAGLPTKRWQLSVLNSKSGQTVIGGQYPQAIYIEFNPADNSYKGYAGCNTFSGKYEASGDYGFSFGPIASTKMACDYIDLEGAVFEAMRKAATWGIKGEQLVFTSEDGYTDLVYSRQ
- a CDS encoding protease modulator HflC, which encodes MLRLQNPIYEVTEPGLHFKLPWPINSVMKLDKRWLQYDDNPREIITADKKTMIVDTYSYYRISDGILYIGRLQTQAGANSRTGEIVYSEMRRELGQKSFENILVAERNTVMQNVSDAVEGPMANLGLDSLMVRVSTTELPDQNKASVYQRMMSERAQQAKTYRSEGEQKAMEMRADTDKQVTIIKSEAEMNAQKLRGEGDNEAARIYNEAYGKNPAFFRLYRGLLAAENTLGGGNVKFYLKGDEPQFDALFRSGNK
- the hflK gene encoding FtsH protease activity modulator HflK, which produces MTIAGLLAKLGINIGKYNAHAPVIPETEQDIFTRAGRATQRPPNKQLFFLLNLSLWKIGFGIILAWSLLTCWIITAKDENAVVTRFGKHVRTSGPGLNFKAPWPIEVAEEVSVQKIMRIEIGFKTNDKGKEEEVAHENNALSKDLNIVKLDYVVQYRIADAAKWLFEVADPEEATKRNAQSAMRTVAGGSTFDELATTGRSQVQEEAERVLRELCDMMDFGVEIVGIQLQDVHPPNEVMAAFQDVNNALENKGQAINNAQGYMNEQLPKAKGEAQSILEEAAAYKQQRINYATGDVARFLEVLKEYQQNPELTTARLRYETMEKVMPGKEQYVVRDQGTLRLMNLNK
- a CDS encoding inorganic diphosphatase, which codes for MGLKDVPFGSVEKFNVIIEISQGSHDKYEYDEELDVIKLDRVLFSAQRYPYNYGFIPQTRADDGDNTDVLLFSTNPIPPGVVVEARAIGFMNMEDNGEIDNKVLAVPTEDPRYKSVKSLADLSEHSPKEIKNFFETYKILENKSVSVGEFEGADKALEYIAKTRDVYSKE
- a CDS encoding MGMT family protein; protein product: MNFKEKVIEAVKRIPRGKVVSYGQVASECGSPRAARQVGWMLHGLDGNNSVPWWRVINNAGYISIKGNIMSTPLAQKNFLESEGITVSKDLEIDIEKYRYHFPT
- a CDS encoding YdcF family protein, translated to MKFTKLLKITIVALIIIFTVDAGLIFTMANWQPEAERADAVVVLGAAINTPALTRRTLDGLQLYEQGKADRLILSGGKIADSDISEAEFMYKVITSNTANPIDYIIEDQSRNTYENIKNSKAKLIESERAERMLNSQDELSEAEIMENSSVIIVSDKYHLARAVLLAKRAGFETVHWHSPDPYYYPKQELHYYYFREFVAILSYIPKFIFG